A single region of the Sorex araneus isolate mSorAra2 chromosome 7, mSorAra2.pri, whole genome shotgun sequence genome encodes:
- the NUDT6 gene encoding nucleoside diphosphate-linked moiety X motif 6 isoform X1 — MCVSAKAALGLWQREGSVAVWLQVPILQSQCIGPASSLGFRFHHAEGDVATLSLWLAEGPSRLPAFATHQVGVAGAVFDEDSGRILVVQDRHQQVKNLWKFPGGLSEPGEDFGDTAVREVWEETGVRAEFRSLLSVRQQHRSPGAFGKSDLYLVCRLQPLTFALRPCPHECLRCQWVELDQLAATAPATPVTRSVARLLLHGHRQGFHTVDLTVQDVPAPRPGPAPKLYHREVPQA, encoded by the exons ATGTGTGTCAGTGCCAAAG CGGCGCTGGGGCTCTGGCAGCGCGAGGGCAGCGTTGCCGTATGGCTGCAGGTGCCCATCCTCCAGAGCCAGTGCATCGGGCCTGCCTCCTCGCTGGGCTTCCGCTTCCACCATGCAGAAGGGGACGTGGCCACGCTGTCCTTGTGGCTGGCCGAGGGGCCCAGCCGGCTGCCCGCTTTCGCCACACACCAGGTCGGAGTGGCAG GAGCTGTGTTTGATGAGGACTCTGGGCGGATCCTGGTGGTGCAGGACCGACACCAG CAGGTGAAAAACTTGTGGAAGTTCCCCGGAGGCCTGTCGGAGCCCGGAGAAGACTTCG GAGACACGGCGGTCCGGGAGGTGTGGGAGGAGACGGGGGTCCGGGCCGAGTTCAGGTCCCTGCTGAGTGTCCGGCAGCAGCACCGCAGCCCTGGGGCCTTCGGCAAGTCCGACCTGTACCTCGTGTGCCGCCTGCAGCCGCTGACCTTCGccctccgcccctgcccccacgAGTGCCTGCGCTGCCAGTGGGTGGAGCTGGACCAGCTGGCGGCCACGGCACCCGCCACGCCCGTCACCCGAAGCGTGGCCCGGCTGCTGCTGCACGGCCACCGCCAGGGCTTCCACACGGTGGACCTGACCGTGCAGGACGTGCCGGCCCCGCGCCCTGGCCCGGCCCCCAAGCTCTACCACCGGGAGGTGCCGCAGGCCTAG
- the AFG2A gene encoding ribosome biogenesis protein SPATA5 isoform X1, protein MSRGPHRAGPRAAPRRPTGASSVSPARRLRARDLCPGSTSGPAAGPGMSSRKGRRPPSRGGDGVPGSPADGPALLTVTGALDKDVRVPKRFQSSLVQLALGTLKAAGLCIGRPALLTGPRGQQEIFTAWPVAAFPGGKVGLSEAAQRSMGVKAGDAVRVQPLLGALVPAEEVDVCLRDADVDMGKEPLAECLRRKLDRKVVLPGNVLSFTFYIRLLELRVLGVRGPDGVVLREPPSVGDQEAQGPASELSSTDVSTLDLSLQLSQLELGTPRPAPATSTPCKPAQDDSLPCVSQSPVDGCGPGLQVPSPGLSSESDSRPAGDREWLDSASPGAQRNTDTFYFISSTTRIHFAGAHAESGDQDPMPRVTYDMIGGLAPQLAALRRAVELPLTQPQLFRCCGVPPPTGVLLYGPPGTGKTMIARAVATESGASVFVINGPEILSKFYGETEASLRRIFAEASRRRPSIIFIDELDALCPRREGAQSDVDKRVVASLLTLMDGLGAEGSEGRVLVLGATNRPEALDTALRRPGRFDQEVEIGVPSAEGRLDILRKLLHSVPHGLTDTDLLRLAGSAHGYVGADLRALCNEAGLCALRRAQGKQPHVPDSRLAASVTVTLQDFLQAMNEVRPSAMREVAVDVPSVSWSDIGGLEEIKLKLKQAVEWPQRHPEAFLRMGIRPPKGVLLYGPPGCSKTMIAKALASESGLNFLAVKGPELMNKYVGESERAVREIFRKARAVAPSIIFFDELDALAVERGRSSGAGDVADRVLAQLLTEMDGVEQLKDVTIVAATNRPDQIDQALLRPGRIDSVIYVPLPDAATRREILGLRLRAMPVAEDVDLQELVSRTEAYSGAEIVAVCQEAGLRALEEDMGATCVLHRHFIQALDAVPPRTPASSRSFYENYHARSGLHAP, encoded by the exons ATGTCCCGCGGTCCACACCGGGCCGGACCGCGCGCTGCTCCGAGGCGTCCGACCGGCGCTTCCTCGGTCTCCCCGGCCCGCCGCCTCCGCGCCCGTGACCTCTGCCCCGGAAGCACTTCTGGACCAGCCGCCGGACCCGGCATGTCCTCCCGGAAGGGCCGCCGGCCGCCCTCCCGAGGCGGGGACGGGGTCCCAGGCTCGCCGGCCGACGGCCCCGCGCTGCTGACGGTCACCGGCGCCCTGGACAAGG ACGTCCGCGTCCCTAAGCGGTTCCAGAGCTCCCTGGTGCAGCTAGCCCTGGGCACCCTGAAGGCCGCTGGCCTGTGCATCGGCCGCCCGGCGCTGCTCACCGGCCCCCGCGGGCAGCAGGAG ATCTTCACAGCCTGGCCGGTGGCGGCCTTTCCCGGAGGAAAGGTGGGCCTGAGTGAAGCCGCCCAGAGGAGCATGGGCGTGAAGGCGGGCGACGCCGTCCGGGTGCAGCCGCTTCTGGGCGCCCTGGTGCCAGCTGAGGAGGTGGACGTGTGCCTCAG AGACGCAGACGTGGACATGGGGAAGGAGCCGCTGGCCGAGTGTCTGCGCAGGAAGCTGG ACCGCAAGGTTGTCCTGCCTGGCAACGTCCTGTCCTTCACCTTCTACATCCGGCTGCTGGAGCTGCGGGTGCTGGGTGTCCGAGGGCCGGACGGTGTGGTCCTGAGGGAGCCCCCGAGCGTGGGGGACCAGGAGGCGCAGGGCCCGGCCTCCGAGCTGTCCAGCACAGATGTCAGCACCCTGGACCTGTCCCTGCAGCTCAGCCAGCTGGAGCTGGGCAccccccggccggccccggccACCAGCACGCCCTGCAAGCCCGCGCAGGACGACAGCTTGCCGTGCGTCTCCCAGAGCCCTGTGGACGGCTGTGGGCCTGGGCTCCAAGTCCCAAGCCCGGGTCTCAGCTCAGAGTCCGACTCCAGGCCCGCTGGGGACCGAGAGTGGCTGGACTCTGCCAGCCCGGGGGCGCAGCGCAACACGGACACGTTTTACTTTATCTCCTCGACGACCCGCATCCACTTCGCTGGTGCCCACGCAGAGTCCGGGGATCAGGACCCGATGCCCAGGGTGACCTACGACATGATCGGAGGGCTGGCCCCGCAGCTGGCTGCCCTGCGGAGGGCCGTTGAGCTGCCCCTCACCCAGCCCCAGCTGTTCCGGTGCTGCG GGGTCCCTCCCCCGACTGGAGTGCTGCTCTACGGCCCGCCAGGGACCGGGAAGACCATGATCGCCCGGGCTGTGGCCACCGAGTCCGGCGCGTCCGTCTTTGTCATCAACGGCCCCGAGATCCTGAGCAA GTTCTACGGAGAGACAGAGGCCAGCCTTCGCCGGATCTTTGCAGAAGCCTCGCGGAG ACGCCCGTCCATCATCTTCATCGACGAGCTGGACGCTCTCTGCCCGCGGAGGGAAGGGGCTCAGAGTGACGTGGACAAGCGCGTGGTGGCCTCTCTGCTCACGCTCATGGACGGCCTCGGTGCT GAAGGAAGTGAAGGGCGGGTGCTGGTCCTGGGGGCCACCAACCGGCCTGAGGCACTGGACACGGCCCTGCGCAGGCCCGGCCGCTTCGACCAGGAGGTGGAGATCGGCGTGCCCAGTGCCGAGGGCCGCCTGGACATCCTGCGCAAGTTGCTCCACTCCGTCCCCCACGGGCTGACCGACACGGACCTGCTGCGCCTGGCCGGCAGTGCCCATGGCTATGTGGGGGCCGACCTGAGGGCCCTGTGCAACGAGGCAG GTCTGTGTGCCTTGCGGAGGGCCCAGGGGAAGCAGCCGCACGTGCCTGACAGCCGGCTGGCCGCGTCGGTGACAGTCACCCTGCAGGATTTCTTGCAGGCCATGAATGAGGTCAGGCCCAGTGCCATGAGAGAGGTGGCCGTGGATGTGCCCAGT GTCTCCTGGTCGGACATCGGAGGGCTGGAAGAGATCAAGCTGAAGCTCAAGCAGGCTGTGGAGTGGCCCCAGAGACACCCCGAGGCCTTCCTCCGCATGGGCATCCGGCCCCCGAAAGGGGTCCTCCTGTACGGGCCCCCCGGCTGCTCAAAGACCATGATCGCGAAGGCGCTGGCCAGCGAGAGTGGGCTCAACTTCCTTGCTGTGAAG GGGCCTGAGTTAATGAATAAGTACGTTGGCGAGTCTGAGCGAGCAGTGCGGGAG ATCTTCCGGAAAGCTCGTGCCGTGGCCCCCTCCATCATCTTCTTTGACGAGCTCGACGCCTTGGCTGTTGAAAGGGGCAG ATCCTCAGGGGCCGGGGACGTGGCAGACCGTGTCCTGGCCCAGCTCCTGACAGAGATGGACGGCGTGGAGCAGCTGAAGGACGTGACCATCGTAGCGGCCACCAACCGGCCGGACCAGATAGACCAG GCGCTGCTGCGGCCCGGCCGCATCGACAGTGTCATCTATGTGCCGCTGCCGGACGCGGCCACGCGGCGGGAGATCCTGGGCCTGCGGCTGCGCGCCATGCCCGTGGCCGAGGACGTGGACCTGCAGGAGCTCGTCTCCCGGACGGAGGCGTATTCCGGGGCCGAG ATTGTGGCCGTGTGCCAGGAGGCTGGTCTGCGGGCCCTAGAGGAGGACATGGGCGCCACATGTGTCCTGCACAGACACTTCATCCAGGCCCTGGACGCCGTGCCGCCCCGCACGCCCGCCTCATCCCGGAGCTTCTACGAGAACTACCATGCTCGGAGCGGGCTGCACGCGCCCTGA
- the AFG2A gene encoding ribosome biogenesis protein SPATA5 isoform X2 has product MSRGPHRAGPRAAPRRPTGASSVSPARRLRARDLCPGSTSGPAAGPGMSSRKGRRPPSRGGDGVPGSPADGPALLTVTGALDKDVRVPKRFQSSLVQLALGTLKAAGLCIGRPALLTGPRGQQEIFTAWPVAAFPGGKVGLSEAAQRSMGVKAGDAVRVQPLLGALVPAEEVDVCLRDADVDMGKEPLAECLRRKLDRKVVLPGNVLSFTFYIRLLELRVLGVRGPDGVVLREPPSVGDQEAQGPASELSSTDVSTLDLSLQLSQLELGTPRPAPATSTPCKPAQDDSLPCVSQSPVDGCGPGLQVPSPGLSSESDSRPAGDREWLDSASPGAQRNTDTFYFISSTTRIHFAGAHAESGDQDPMPRVTYDMIGGLAPQLAALRRAVELPLTQPQLFRCCGVPPPTGVLLYGPPGTGKTMIARAVATESGASVFVINGPEILSKRPSIIFIDELDALCPRREGAQSDVDKRVVASLLTLMDGLGAEGSEGRVLVLGATNRPEALDTALRRPGRFDQEVEIGVPSAEGRLDILRKLLHSVPHGLTDTDLLRLAGSAHGYVGADLRALCNEAGLCALRRAQGKQPHVPDSRLAASVTVTLQDFLQAMNEVRPSAMREVAVDVPSVSWSDIGGLEEIKLKLKQAVEWPQRHPEAFLRMGIRPPKGVLLYGPPGCSKTMIAKALASESGLNFLAVKGPELMNKYVGESERAVREIFRKARAVAPSIIFFDELDALAVERGRSSGAGDVADRVLAQLLTEMDGVEQLKDVTIVAATNRPDQIDQALLRPGRIDSVIYVPLPDAATRREILGLRLRAMPVAEDVDLQELVSRTEAYSGAEIVAVCQEAGLRALEEDMGATCVLHRHFIQALDAVPPRTPASSRSFYENYHARSGLHAP; this is encoded by the exons ATGTCCCGCGGTCCACACCGGGCCGGACCGCGCGCTGCTCCGAGGCGTCCGACCGGCGCTTCCTCGGTCTCCCCGGCCCGCCGCCTCCGCGCCCGTGACCTCTGCCCCGGAAGCACTTCTGGACCAGCCGCCGGACCCGGCATGTCCTCCCGGAAGGGCCGCCGGCCGCCCTCCCGAGGCGGGGACGGGGTCCCAGGCTCGCCGGCCGACGGCCCCGCGCTGCTGACGGTCACCGGCGCCCTGGACAAGG ACGTCCGCGTCCCTAAGCGGTTCCAGAGCTCCCTGGTGCAGCTAGCCCTGGGCACCCTGAAGGCCGCTGGCCTGTGCATCGGCCGCCCGGCGCTGCTCACCGGCCCCCGCGGGCAGCAGGAG ATCTTCACAGCCTGGCCGGTGGCGGCCTTTCCCGGAGGAAAGGTGGGCCTGAGTGAAGCCGCCCAGAGGAGCATGGGCGTGAAGGCGGGCGACGCCGTCCGGGTGCAGCCGCTTCTGGGCGCCCTGGTGCCAGCTGAGGAGGTGGACGTGTGCCTCAG AGACGCAGACGTGGACATGGGGAAGGAGCCGCTGGCCGAGTGTCTGCGCAGGAAGCTGG ACCGCAAGGTTGTCCTGCCTGGCAACGTCCTGTCCTTCACCTTCTACATCCGGCTGCTGGAGCTGCGGGTGCTGGGTGTCCGAGGGCCGGACGGTGTGGTCCTGAGGGAGCCCCCGAGCGTGGGGGACCAGGAGGCGCAGGGCCCGGCCTCCGAGCTGTCCAGCACAGATGTCAGCACCCTGGACCTGTCCCTGCAGCTCAGCCAGCTGGAGCTGGGCAccccccggccggccccggccACCAGCACGCCCTGCAAGCCCGCGCAGGACGACAGCTTGCCGTGCGTCTCCCAGAGCCCTGTGGACGGCTGTGGGCCTGGGCTCCAAGTCCCAAGCCCGGGTCTCAGCTCAGAGTCCGACTCCAGGCCCGCTGGGGACCGAGAGTGGCTGGACTCTGCCAGCCCGGGGGCGCAGCGCAACACGGACACGTTTTACTTTATCTCCTCGACGACCCGCATCCACTTCGCTGGTGCCCACGCAGAGTCCGGGGATCAGGACCCGATGCCCAGGGTGACCTACGACATGATCGGAGGGCTGGCCCCGCAGCTGGCTGCCCTGCGGAGGGCCGTTGAGCTGCCCCTCACCCAGCCCCAGCTGTTCCGGTGCTGCG GGGTCCCTCCCCCGACTGGAGTGCTGCTCTACGGCCCGCCAGGGACCGGGAAGACCATGATCGCCCGGGCTGTGGCCACCGAGTCCGGCGCGTCCGTCTTTGTCATCAACGGCCCCGAGATCCTGAGCAA ACGCCCGTCCATCATCTTCATCGACGAGCTGGACGCTCTCTGCCCGCGGAGGGAAGGGGCTCAGAGTGACGTGGACAAGCGCGTGGTGGCCTCTCTGCTCACGCTCATGGACGGCCTCGGTGCT GAAGGAAGTGAAGGGCGGGTGCTGGTCCTGGGGGCCACCAACCGGCCTGAGGCACTGGACACGGCCCTGCGCAGGCCCGGCCGCTTCGACCAGGAGGTGGAGATCGGCGTGCCCAGTGCCGAGGGCCGCCTGGACATCCTGCGCAAGTTGCTCCACTCCGTCCCCCACGGGCTGACCGACACGGACCTGCTGCGCCTGGCCGGCAGTGCCCATGGCTATGTGGGGGCCGACCTGAGGGCCCTGTGCAACGAGGCAG GTCTGTGTGCCTTGCGGAGGGCCCAGGGGAAGCAGCCGCACGTGCCTGACAGCCGGCTGGCCGCGTCGGTGACAGTCACCCTGCAGGATTTCTTGCAGGCCATGAATGAGGTCAGGCCCAGTGCCATGAGAGAGGTGGCCGTGGATGTGCCCAGT GTCTCCTGGTCGGACATCGGAGGGCTGGAAGAGATCAAGCTGAAGCTCAAGCAGGCTGTGGAGTGGCCCCAGAGACACCCCGAGGCCTTCCTCCGCATGGGCATCCGGCCCCCGAAAGGGGTCCTCCTGTACGGGCCCCCCGGCTGCTCAAAGACCATGATCGCGAAGGCGCTGGCCAGCGAGAGTGGGCTCAACTTCCTTGCTGTGAAG GGGCCTGAGTTAATGAATAAGTACGTTGGCGAGTCTGAGCGAGCAGTGCGGGAG ATCTTCCGGAAAGCTCGTGCCGTGGCCCCCTCCATCATCTTCTTTGACGAGCTCGACGCCTTGGCTGTTGAAAGGGGCAG ATCCTCAGGGGCCGGGGACGTGGCAGACCGTGTCCTGGCCCAGCTCCTGACAGAGATGGACGGCGTGGAGCAGCTGAAGGACGTGACCATCGTAGCGGCCACCAACCGGCCGGACCAGATAGACCAG GCGCTGCTGCGGCCCGGCCGCATCGACAGTGTCATCTATGTGCCGCTGCCGGACGCGGCCACGCGGCGGGAGATCCTGGGCCTGCGGCTGCGCGCCATGCCCGTGGCCGAGGACGTGGACCTGCAGGAGCTCGTCTCCCGGACGGAGGCGTATTCCGGGGCCGAG ATTGTGGCCGTGTGCCAGGAGGCTGGTCTGCGGGCCCTAGAGGAGGACATGGGCGCCACATGTGTCCTGCACAGACACTTCATCCAGGCCCTGGACGCCGTGCCGCCCCGCACGCCCGCCTCATCCCGGAGCTTCTACGAGAACTACCATGCTCGGAGCGGGCTGCACGCGCCCTGA
- the NUDT6 gene encoding nucleoside diphosphate-linked moiety X motif 6 isoform X2 codes for MCVSAKAALGLWQREGSVAVWLQVPILQSQCIGPASSLGFRFHHAEGDVATLSLWLAEGPSRLPAFATHQVGVAGAVFDEDSGRILVVQDRHQVKNLWKFPGGLSEPGEDFGDTAVREVWEETGVRAEFRSLLSVRQQHRSPGAFGKSDLYLVCRLQPLTFALRPCPHECLRCQWVELDQLAATAPATPVTRSVARLLLHGHRQGFHTVDLTVQDVPAPRPGPAPKLYHREVPQA; via the exons ATGTGTGTCAGTGCCAAAG CGGCGCTGGGGCTCTGGCAGCGCGAGGGCAGCGTTGCCGTATGGCTGCAGGTGCCCATCCTCCAGAGCCAGTGCATCGGGCCTGCCTCCTCGCTGGGCTTCCGCTTCCACCATGCAGAAGGGGACGTGGCCACGCTGTCCTTGTGGCTGGCCGAGGGGCCCAGCCGGCTGCCCGCTTTCGCCACACACCAGGTCGGAGTGGCAG GAGCTGTGTTTGATGAGGACTCTGGGCGGATCCTGGTGGTGCAGGACCGACACCAG GTGAAAAACTTGTGGAAGTTCCCCGGAGGCCTGTCGGAGCCCGGAGAAGACTTCG GAGACACGGCGGTCCGGGAGGTGTGGGAGGAGACGGGGGTCCGGGCCGAGTTCAGGTCCCTGCTGAGTGTCCGGCAGCAGCACCGCAGCCCTGGGGCCTTCGGCAAGTCCGACCTGTACCTCGTGTGCCGCCTGCAGCCGCTGACCTTCGccctccgcccctgcccccacgAGTGCCTGCGCTGCCAGTGGGTGGAGCTGGACCAGCTGGCGGCCACGGCACCCGCCACGCCCGTCACCCGAAGCGTGGCCCGGCTGCTGCTGCACGGCCACCGCCAGGGCTTCCACACGGTGGACCTGACCGTGCAGGACGTGCCGGCCCCGCGCCCTGGCCCGGCCCCCAAGCTCTACCACCGGGAGGTGCCGCAGGCCTAG